DNA sequence from the Sneathiella sp. P13V-1 genome:
GTCACCTTTAAGGCTGTTGATGACAGCTTCACTTGAGAAGTTGTCGCCGACTTTACCCATTGCTTTATGACTATGGAAGTGGCGACCATCGTGGCTGACGATGCCCGCAGCTTCCTGTCCTCGATGTTGCAACGCATGAAGGCCTAGTGCAACGAGGGCGGCGGCTTCTTCGTGACCATAAATGCCAAAGACACCACATTCTTCATGCAGTTTGTCATCATCAAACGGTGTGCCGGTCATTTGGACATAATCATGTTCAGTCATGGTTTTACCTGAGTACCTTTAGTGAGGTTTTCCATCTGTTGTCGGGATTTTTCATCATATCCCTTCTCCAGATCTTCAATGGCATCTTTCACCGATTTCTCGACGTCATTACGCAACGTCTCGGGGATGCTTTCATAACCTTTTTTCGCCTTTATGGCGCTATCTTCCGCTGCTTCCGTCGCGATGCGCAGATTTTCCTGCATATCAGGCGGGGTCAGTGCGGCAACAAATTCACCAGCCGCCTGCGCAATGGGAAGCATCCTGGCTTCTGTCACGGCTTCTGGTCGGCCATTTTTGGGAACGAACTGGACAAATACCAGCCAAGCGATCCCAACAACAACAATGGCGCGCGCGATGCCAAAGAAAATACCCAATGAGCGATCTAATGCACCAAGGGCTGAGGCTTTCACCTTTTCCGACACGGCGTGGGTGAGAAAAGAGAGGGCGACAAGGCTTACAATAAACAAGCCGGCACCAGTTGCCAGATCAGCCAGCAATATGTTCGGGATGTAGAGGCGTGGATAAGGCTGTACGACCGGGAAAAGAT
Encoded proteins:
- a CDS encoding CvpA family protein; this translates as MQELPINIVDALILVILVVSAAFGFLRGFVKEVLSISGWIGATFIALYLFPVVQPYPRLYIPNILLADLATGAGLFIVSLVALSFLTHAVSEKVKASALGALDRSLGIFFGIARAIVVVGIAWLVFVQFVPKNGRPEAVTEARMLPIAQAAGEFVAALTPPDMQENLRIATEAAEDSAIKAKKGYESIPETLRNDVEKSVKDAIEDLEKGYDEKSRQQMENLTKGTQVKP